TTTGAAGAAAGTCTTTCTTGGGGACGAATGCTTGGTTGCTAGAGAAACACGTCTACGTTTGTCTCAAACCAAGTATAAAGTATTGATTGGGGTTGTCAATTTGTCTTTCTATCCTACTTTTCGGTTGTGTTGTATAattctttaatttgttaattttgtgttttatttatatacattatgttaaaaattaataatttttatgttGAGTTTAAATCGTGTCAAAATATaagaataaatttattatttattttatttaattaaaatcatttgaCCCTTAATttaaatatgttaatttttatttttttttaacatgtccacacaatgaaaatggaaggaagaattcgaactagtaacatttgcttcatgaggcgtagttCAAAGTTAATTAAGTTACTTTTTGAGAACTAAATatgtttaaatatattaattttgtgttgaattaATAAGGGGATAGCTTAATATTGGCACTTGATGGCAACCGTATGGGCAAAGTAAATGAAGGGAGATGCTTTACGCAATGGAGGAATGTCGTTTTCAGTTTGAAGTCCTTAAGGCCAACTGTCGTGTATACAATAAATGTATACATAACTTTGCTTACCTTGGTGCCTTTGTTGTTTCTCAAAAAAGTGATGTTCGCtttagttgtttttcttttaagttttaataatGTGAccgcctttatttattttttatttatagattGAACATTTGATTCGGTGGTAGTCAAAAAAAGCCAGGAAGGCagcaataatataatatggtATGATATGTAATAATAACATACAGCCTTTTTCCTCTTGGCATTCACTTGGCCCACATCTGATGCCAAAAATACAGCCAAAATGCTTCTTCACGCATTAAGCTTACTTTATCACACACGGTAGAAAAGTTTAGGACATAATTTTCTAccaattttggtttttgaattgctagtaattcTATGAGAGAATGTTTATGAGGCTCACTTATCTTAACAAATTTCGAATAGCCGATGCTAAGATAAGTGaactttataaatattttttcacttttattctCTGAATTAGTAAGCTGTGATCCAAAACGAAGAGCATGATCAGCTCTCTTTCACGACAATAaatatgagagaatttttataTGCTTACTCAGTCAGTGTGCGTCTGCTGTTTAATTCTAGAtataaatttagagaaaaaaaattttaacttactttaataaatgtaaattatcatataacatatttaaatttttaaaaaattaatgttgagTTCATAACTAATAAATGACTActaaaaatgttagaaaaaccaaaaaaaaaaaaaaaaaacgtgtctCATGTGTGTTAGAGGACATTTAGCATTTATTAAAGTGagtttgaaattaatttatgTCCTTTCATCTTCTACCGtataattcaaaaatattataaaacatgacaaaaaatGAGGAGGGGGAAGAGACAGGTGGTGAGGGGGGAAAAAGTGTCACTGTAGATCTCACCAGAGGCAGAGGTGGGGGATTTATGCGTGGTGGTCGTACTCGTAAATCGTAAAGCAATAGGGTCCGGATGGGGGTCAGATGCGCGCTCGTTATCCTACATAATCTAAGTATTTGGACGGGAGTGACGACGGTGActgtgtgtgtgtctgtgtaTGGATAAACTAGATAGATATAAAGGAATTGGGAAATGCGGTGATGGGGGAGTCCCCTGCTTTGTCTCTTTTCCCACCCAAAGCCAAAACACAATCGGAGTCACTGTTTGTACCGATCGAGACACGGGAAGCTTCCCTGCACCATTCTTCAGCTTCTTCACTTTGATTCGTTCGGGAAACCATGTTTTTCCCTATGTTCAGGGATTCTCTCTTATACCCCTTCCCACGTTCCTTCGTCGTCAACCGGCGCCACTTGCCTAGCCATTGCCAATTTCTGAGTGTTGTCATGTTGAGGTAACAGTAGaagattaattaaatgggttagataattttcaatataaatatgttaattttgtatttgggTGTTGTccgtcatgtaaaaaattgacaactttAAATATTGCGTATTGGGTACGTGAGTATAATATTACATATGTCAACTATaattcaatcaatttaattaaattagtcaaaCCCTTTAACTTTATTTGGTTTTGTTAAGTTGATGTTGAAATCACaatcaatctaaaaaaaataataaataaaaaattatttaagagAGTCATTTCAACATAGTCAAATGATTAGAATTACTagataaaaaatgtgaaatatatCGTCACTCAATGTTACTCTGTATACACTCAAATATGCCCATCATGTAATTTACATCAATCACATCTTAACGGCCAAGAAACAAAAGCTGGCCGGGAATATCGGGATCAtatgttttcccttttttcacaaaatcgcCGTGGTAGTAATGAGTGTGAAATCCATTTAGTGTGTGAAATAATCTTCATTATCGTGAATGTGAAGTAGATAATCAATAAGCAATAATAGATAGAGATTTGCTTGCGTACCATTCCTTACTTGATGGAgcgtttcactttatttttactttacTTTTAATCATTACAATTTGTATTGTTCTGGGTTTAATCCACAATCTTTCATATGATTAGCTTCCGTTAAGAAAGATTTAGTGGTCAGCATCCTTCATCCCACATTGCTTTttacctttctttcttttttgctctCTTCCTCAAGGTGCTTTGCggcgtttttttattttttatttttaatttaaattatttttatggttTTAGAAGGatttttgtgtttgtgtttttgttttaagaagaaaaaaaaaacaaaatttttaacaaatggacttcatgttgtttttattttttttttgttcctcgTATCCCATGTTTCTTTTTGGTTGCATTTTCCAAGCTTGAGTTCTCATGTTTATATTCCAAAGCAAATGGGAGATATTTAGAAATTTGGAcaattaatatgaaaaattcTATATGAGATTTATCTTAAGAGGAAGGGTAGCAAAAGAACAGGAACCACACGGCCCACAACCCACTTGATATGGTTTGCCAAATCGAGTTTGGTAGTGAACTTAAGGGATGACCCAAGCCGGACCCGCCTATCATTATATTGGGCCTCGCATCAGCAAAGTAGAGTTGGGATATTGAGCCAAGATGGTAATAATCGTAATATATAGATATTCAAGAGAGTCGAGAGAGACTTGATGAATACAAAACACGGGCAAAACTCCCTACAATCTACAGACATCAGCTCTCAAACCAAAGCGCAGGACAAGTTCAAAGACAAAAATGGGACTTTTGGGCAAATGATGTTTTACAGTGGGCAATGGCGGCCTCGATGGAGTTTTCTCCTGTGTGAAGTTTGCTCCCGCTTGGGAAAGTACCTCTGTGAACTGGGGAGGACTCGATAGAAGTTGGGCAGCTTCTCGTCTGTCTATATTTGCGACCAATTCCCATGCTTATGCTCACAGCTTCTAGAACACCTCTTATAGGATCCAAATTTATCTCCAGCACTCTGGAATATCTCTCACCACCACCTCTCAAAGAATTTTTGATGTCTCTGTTTCCCTGATTGCTCCTCTGATCTATCCATTTGTCGAAAGGCTTAATCAGTCTCTGAGAATATTGAATAATCTCTTTAGATCTTTTCTTCTTGTGTTGATCAGTAGTACGACCACTACTGTTTCCCTGAGAAGAAATAACTTGAAGGGGTTTCGCAAATGATGCTAGCAAGTTTCGGACTTTTATGGCTTGAAACTTTACAATGAACCACCTCGTGATACCACTATTCATTGCCATTGTATTTGTGCTCTTTGAtgttttccttgtattttttttatgcaaacAAACAACACCCAATTAATTTCGATAATCAATTGCATTCATTTATATATAGAAGcataacaaaaatgaaaaaaaatatatatatacatattatatatatatatatatatatacctgctcCTTACAAGCTCCCACTGATTGATGTCTATGAATTTTTCCTCGCCAATCTCCGATGGCGCTCCGGCCAAACTACAGGCTGTTGAAGAAGAACAGCTGAAAGAGACGGTTGACGACGACGACGATGGGGTCGTCCTGTCAGCCTCAAAGGCAGTAGGGTAATTCTGTTGGATTTTGGTGTCAGACGTCGAGAGTGAAATACGTAATTCGAATTCCCCAGAGTCatctccatcatcatcatcattatccaGCGCTATTTCGATGTAtgattcatcatcatcaacGGCACTTGCATAATCGTCATCCTCGGAGAAAACAGACGGAGCGGAGTTGAAATCGAAGCAGTTGAAGGAGAAACTGTCTTCGCGGTGTAGCTGATCATGATCATCTCGCGACGAATTGATGCGATTGCTGCCCATCACAATTAATTATAGCGAGGAAGGAATCAAGCATAAACGATTACTCCATACATGTATGTGATAATGTGAAGGTGATTTGTGAAGGTTTGGAGCAAGAAAGACTTTGGGTGGTCAACATTTATAAGTCATCAATTTGGACCGTCTACTCTAATTAAGATGGTTGaatagtttattatttattggTTGAAACCACGGGGCACTAACAGTGTCTGCACCCGAATAGTATGGAAATTTTTGTTGCCTTGTGCTCCGATCCCATTTATTCAAACTCCTTCCTCACAACTAGTACAACCTTACCAACTGAAAATGACGTACGAACCCACCattttagttttcaaaattgttttagactatttcttttaatataacTCTCGATCGGCCTTTCACAATTTATGAAAATGATCGAGATTtaaaatcaagattttttttgtgcgaagttaagtaaataaataaatatatagatgCAATTAAGAGTAGTAAATTATATGGTTATTTAAAAGGTGAAAACAATTATCATTGATGGGGTCCTAGCTagtataaaatataatatttttattaaaaaaaaatctttataaagCCCTACCACCTTAGAGGTTGCCAAAAACCTCCCAACCCGTCTAAGTATTATATATGTGATAGTCTATATTTTAGTGACGGACTTTCTAAGTATATCTACATGTATTATCATATTAGTCTGTAAATGTGATAAATATTATGAAGATTGTTATGTACCTGATAGTCAATTTATTAGTGGGTGACATTATAAATATTATAGGAATTTTTAGTAAACATTGCAATTTCTCTAACGTACAGCACTCGTACGTTTAGATATTTTATAAGAATGACTTTGGAATCGAttggattttgtattaatttgtttatttttggttgCCCGTAGAAAGATCAAAGATGGATGTGAAATATTAGagtcaaaattaatatattggCCGGCGAAGGAAACTAACAACTTCGGACGACTAGATATGCATGCATGGTTTGCACGTGAACTTTTgatcctttaaaaattaaaattgccGGCCATCAATATTATTCTACTTTTCTAGAAGAGCACGTACGTGgtgatttatattttaataaattaattaaagtatTTGGGAGTTATTTGATgtagttttaaaattaaaaaaaaaaaaaaaaaattggccacttTGAACTCCCTTTAATCGAGtattaatgtttatatatataatagttctAGAAAGAATGAGAATGTTGTCATAAACTAATGAGCCATCCTCTTGGGGCTGTTTGGCATTGGACAATTACTGTTTAGTGGCCTGTAATTATAGcaaaatttgattgatgtgaagaaaaaaaaaagcttggtATGAAGAAGTAAGTAGtgatttcttttgtttaaatagtaataaaaagtaattgatgtgatttaaaagtaagaatattgaaagttgaatttgagattaattGTATGAGAACTATTTTTGAGCTATAGACAAACAGCCCCTATATATGACAAACAATGCTTAGAAAAGGGCAATTGATGCATGGTTGCATGGTAAGCAAAATTGGCAACTTCTATCTGCCATTTCATGCCAAGAGTGAATTGGAAAActattctaattaattataaatcaaataaaatccCTCGATTTGAGGGAGTTAGAAACGAAACCAGGAATCGTGTCTCCCATAATTATGCTCCATCAAGTTAGCTATCAATCAGGGCCTACACTTTCCATTTCTTCGAACTTAATCCCTAAAAGTGAGGAGTTTGTTTGGTGCCCTTAATTTCATAGCAACCAAACACAACTCCTACATACATGTAGCAACTCCTTAAAACTGGAGATGAGAATCGAAATGTTAGGGCCCATAACGTTGGACTACtcattttgaaatatttttggGCCCACTCGTTTTTAATAGtgttaataaaaaagaaagtaaaaaagcaTTAGAAAAACATCTACTTATCACGAGTTAAAAGATacatatcacttttttttattttttaaaattgatttgtataaattagtCGTCTAATACTAATTACTAATTGATTCTCCGTCACCATATTCATATATCTTCTAGACATGTAGGACTTTTCAACTCTTCTTTGGAATAATTCGCGACGGCTTTTTCAACTTTATCCAGGGTCTAGAAAAGTTCTTAACGACCGATTGACTGACTGACTTTTGAAAACTAAAATGTTCATTTCATAAGCGATAAGCATTTGGATATTTCTTGGATATTTCTCACAGATCATATTGAAAagcatttggatttttttttttttaaaaaaaaaaaaagtctattttcctttttatttttaagcatcCACTGAAGGTGTAATTTAGATCGTTTAAATTATACGCATGTGAATATTGAGATCGCTTTGGTTCTCTTAATGGGCCGAATTAATTTATTGACCTTTTCTtgtttattacttggttatttGGTTATTGGACCGTTTTCTGGTTGTATCAGGCGGTTGTTTGAGTTTTTcacccattttttttcttgtttctttgtaaTTTCCTTCTTTGaataggaaatatatatatatatatatatatattgattttatgTATAAGTTGAGCGCAAGATGGACCTATGAAAACAGAGTTGTATTATTTTGACATGAATCCACATCAATGAAGTTAACACCGAAACCAAATGCTAGCTAGAATGAAGCCTGAGCGTTAAAGATGATTAATCATGTATTGACGAATTAACTCCATTCTTagaaaaaggaggaaaagagaaacactaaagaagaagatgattaaattatatatgaaaCATTGCTAATAATTTAAGAGCTCCGCACCATAACGCTACGCATCATATCCTTGAATTCAACGAAGTCAACCCTCCCATCTCGGTTGCGGTCAACGGAGATGATCATCTTCTCAACTCTGTCAATCTCTTTCCCTTCAGAGAATCCCAGCTTCCCCAGCACCATTTGCAGCTCTTTGGCGGAGATGTACCCATCCCCGTCCTCGTCGAACACCTTGAACGCCTCCGAAAGATCTGATTCCTCCTGCGACAATTTGCTCTTTGTCTCCTCCTCATTACACGCATCACCCTCGCATCCGTACCCAAAGTAGGTGTCGTTTACGGACTGGTGCAGTAATATGAAGTCTTCGAATTGAAGCCCAATGTTTCCCTCTCGGATGAACGATTTGACGGTGGGGTCGAGGTCTGCCAGGTCGGTTTCCAAGCCAAGAAGGTTGAGGGCTCTGTTCAGTTCGTCGACGGTGATTATACCATCGCCGTTCTTGTCAAAGAGATCGAATATGCGGCGGAGGCGGAGGGTATTCAGGCTCTCGGAGCGGAGGCGGAAGGACGAGGCTTTCTTGCAGATTGTAGCAGGCCCTGTTTTTTCCATGGCTTCGGCCGTGGAACAGGGCATGCAGCAAGCAGGCAATGGGAGAGCAAAACCGAAAAGGGGATCGAGTTGGATGTTTGTCTAAGTAAAGTTAATAGCTTCTAATTCT
Above is a genomic segment from Corylus avellana chromosome ca9, CavTom2PMs-1.0 containing:
- the LOC132162014 gene encoding uncharacterized protein LOC132162014 is translated as MGSNRINSSRDDHDQLHREDSFSFNCFDFNSAPSVFSEDDDYASAVDDDESYIEIALDNDDDDGDDSGEFELRISLSTSDTKIQQNYPTAFEADRTTPSSSSSTVSFSCSSSTACSLAGAPSEIGEEKFIDINQWELVRSRKTSKSTNTMAMNSGITRWFIVKFQAIKVRNLLASFAKPLQVISSQGNSSGRTTDQHKKKRSKEIIQYSQRLIKPFDKWIDQRSNQGNRDIKNSLRGGGERYSRVLEINLDPIRGVLEAVSISMGIGRKYRQTRSCPTSIESSPVHRGTFPSGSKLHTGENSIEAAIAHCKTSFAQKSHFCL
- the LOC132161792 gene encoding calcium-binding allergen Bet v 3; amino-acid sequence: MPCSTAEAMEKTGPATICKKASSFRLRSESLNTLRLRRIFDLFDKNGDGIITVDELNRALNLLGLETDLADLDPTVKSFIREGNIGLQFEDFILLHQSVNDTYFGYGCEGDACNEEETKSKLSQEESDLSEAFKVFDEDGDGYISAKELQMVLGKLGFSEGKEIDRVEKMIISVDRNRDGRVDFVEFKDMMRSVMVRSS